The Oculatellaceae cyanobacterium region TTAAAGATGAAGTCCGCAAAGTTGGTCGCGCAATTGGTTTACCAGAAGAAATTGTACAACGTCAACCTTTCCCAGGGCCAGGTTTAGCTATTCGGATCTTAGGAGAAGTTACGGCTGAAAAGTTAAACATTTTGCGTGATGCCGATCTGATCGTTCGCCAAGAAATTAACCGCCAAGGTTTCTATAATCAGTTATGGCAATCTTTTGCTGTGTTATTACCTATTCGCAGCGTTGGAGTAATGGGAGATCAACGCACCTACGCTTACCCAATTGTGTTGCGATTGGTTAAGAGTGAAGATGGTATGACTGCTGATTGGGCGCGTGTACCTTATGATTTGTTGGAGACTATTTCTAACCGCATTGTTAATGAAGTTAAGGGAGTCAATCGGGTAGTGTACGATATTACTTCTAAGCCGCCTGGAACTATCGAGTGGGAATAAGTTAGAAGTATTTTGTTTGGTTGATTATCTATAGTTGGAACTGAGGCTACAATATAAGTCAAGTTTGATTATAGTTAGTTAATTTTAATTAATACAAAAGGTAAGAGTTAAAACAGAAGTTGTTTGACTCTTGCCTTTTAATTTTTGTGTTGAAAGAAAACCCCACCCCCTGCCCCCTCCCCGTTAACGGGGAGGAGGTTTAAGAGATTGGAAAGCTCTTGAATCGCGTTAGACTGTTTGATAAGTATGAAGTAACAAGTATCAAGGATGAAAATTGCATACTTCATATTTAATCCTGAGTGTGATCGCTTCCTACTAAAACTATGCAAGTAACAGAAAAACGCTACTACACTCCAGAAGAATATTTGCAACTAGAAGAGGTTGGTGATTATAAGAGCGAGTATATTGATGGAGAAATAATACCTATGGCTGGTGGCTCTACAAATCATAATCGGATTGCGGGGAATTTCTACGCAGCGTTAAACTTTGCGCTGAGACAGCAAAATTACGAGGTATTTATAGGGGATGTTCGTTTATGGATACCTAAAAGACGGATTTACACTTATCCAGATGTGATGGTTGTAGCGGGTGAACCAGAATATTTTAATAACCGTACAGATACGATTTTAAATCCGCAGGTAATTATTGAGGTTTTGTCAGAATCAACCAAAGGTTATGATCGCCAGGATAAGTTTGAAGCTTACCGAAGCATTGATAATATTCAAGAGTATTTATTAATAGATCAAAGTAGAATTAATGTCAAGCAATTTTCTAAAACTGGAAAGAAGCGTTGGACGTTTTCTGAATACGATCAAGAAGATGAGGCAATTTCTTTAACTACAGTTGAGTTTAAAATTTCTTTGTTAGATTTGTACAACAAAGTGAAGTTTGAGGCAGTTGATTCGGAAGGGAATAATAGCGGTATACAGTGAGGAGTGCGAGCGTCTCGCTCGTTAGTAAAGGAAAATTTAAATGCGTCTCTTCTTTTGGGTCTCTGCCCTCAATATAGCATTTCCTGATCTGGTGAAGTACACTCAAGAGTGCGACCGCCGCGAAGCGGCGCGCAAGCTTCGCCAAAGGTAAGCAAACAAATATGAAAGCCTATTCTGTTGACCTTAGACAAAAGATTATTGATGTGTATAATA contains the following coding sequences:
- a CDS encoding Uma2 family endonuclease: MQVTEKRYYTPEEYLQLEEVGDYKSEYIDGEIIPMAGGSTNHNRIAGNFYAALNFALRQQNYEVFIGDVRLWIPKRRIYTYPDVMVVAGEPEYFNNRTDTILNPQVIIEVLSESTKGYDRQDKFEAYRSIDNIQEYLLIDQSRINVKQFSKTGKKRWTFSEYDQEDEAISLTTVEFKISLLDLYNKVKFEAVDSEGNNSGIQ